Proteins from a genomic interval of Sphingopyxis sp. QXT-31:
- the ahcY gene encoding adenosylhomocysteinase: protein MATLAADTRDYVVADIGLADFGRKEINIAETEMPGLMALRSEFGAAQPLKGAKIVGSLHMTIQTAVLIETLTALGAEVRWATCNIFSTQDHAAAAIAASGVPVFAVKGESLADYWDYVGRIFDWGVEDGTTCNLILDDGGDATMFALWGAKLEAGETMPAPENEEEIEMQRALKAFVAANPGYLTKTVKAIKGVSEETTTGVHRLYHIAKKGELPFPAINVNDSVTKSKFDNLYGCKESLVDAIRRGTDVMLAGKVATVAGFGDVGKGSAQSLRNGGARVLVTEIDPICALQAAMEGFEVVSMDEAVQRSDIFVTATGNADVITAEHMAAMKNMAIVCNIGHFDSEIQIAALANYKWTEVKPQVDLVEFPDGKQIIILSKGRLVNLGNATGHPSFVMSASFTNQTLAQIELWTRSEQYKNDVYVLPKHLDEKVAALHLEKLGVHLSKLSQKQADYIGVPVEGPFKPDHYRY from the coding sequence GTGGCCACTCTCGCCGCCGACACCCGTGACTATGTCGTTGCCGACATCGGTCTTGCCGATTTCGGGCGCAAGGAAATCAACATCGCCGAAACCGAAATGCCGGGCCTGATGGCGCTGCGCAGCGAGTTCGGTGCGGCGCAGCCGCTGAAGGGCGCGAAAATCGTCGGCTCGCTGCACATGACGATCCAGACCGCGGTGCTGATCGAGACGCTGACTGCGCTCGGCGCAGAAGTCCGGTGGGCGACGTGCAATATCTTCTCGACGCAAGACCATGCCGCCGCCGCGATCGCCGCGTCGGGCGTGCCGGTGTTCGCGGTAAAGGGCGAGAGCCTCGCCGATTATTGGGACTATGTCGGCCGCATCTTCGACTGGGGCGTCGAGGACGGCACCACCTGCAACCTGATCCTCGACGACGGCGGCGACGCCACCATGTTCGCGCTGTGGGGCGCAAAGCTCGAGGCAGGCGAAACCATGCCGGCGCCCGAGAATGAGGAAGAGATCGAGATGCAGCGCGCGCTGAAGGCGTTCGTCGCGGCGAATCCGGGCTACCTCACCAAGACCGTCAAGGCGATCAAGGGCGTGTCGGAAGAAACGACGACCGGCGTCCACCGCCTCTACCACATCGCGAAGAAGGGCGAGCTGCCCTTCCCCGCGATCAACGTCAACGACAGCGTCACCAAGTCGAAGTTCGACAACCTCTACGGCTGCAAGGAATCGCTCGTCGATGCGATCCGCCGCGGCACCGACGTGATGCTGGCGGGCAAGGTCGCGACCGTCGCCGGCTTCGGCGACGTCGGCAAGGGCTCGGCCCAGTCGCTTCGCAACGGCGGCGCGCGCGTGCTCGTCACCGAAATCGATCCGATCTGCGCGCTGCAGGCAGCGATGGAAGGGTTCGAGGTCGTGTCGATGGACGAGGCCGTCCAGCGCTCGGACATCTTCGTCACCGCGACGGGCAACGCCGACGTCATCACCGCCGAGCATATGGCGGCGATGAAGAATATGGCGATCGTCTGCAACATCGGCCACTTCGACAGCGAGATCCAGATCGCGGCGCTCGCCAACTACAAGTGGACCGAGGTCAAGCCGCAGGTCGACCTCGTCGAATTCCCCGACGGCAAGCAGATCATCATCCTGTCGAAGGGCCGTCTGGTGAACCTCGGCAACGCGACCGGCCACCCGTCGTTCGTGATGTCGGCGAGCTTCACCAACCAGACGCTCGCGCAGATCGAGCTCTGGACCCGCAGCGAGCAGTATAAGAACGACGTCTACGTCCTGCCCAAGCATCTCGACGAAAAGGTCGCGGCGCTGCACCTCGAAAAGCTGGGCGTGCACCTGTCGAAGCTGAGCCAGAAGCAGGCCGATTACATCGGCGTGCCGGTCGAGGGTCCGTTCAAGCCCGACCATTATCGCTATTGA
- a CDS encoding YqgE/AlgH family protein — MDNAPPWFTGQLLLALPGIGDPRFEHSVIAMISHDEDGAMGIGISDPIDGMTVGAVLDQLEIAHDGVMLDMPVFLGGPVEQSRGFVLHSSDWGGEGAIEVAGRWTVSSSHDILRAIGEGRGPSRWLVALGYAGWAGGQLEDEMVRHGWHVTPGSDALLFDTPPEERWQAAFAEAGIDARLLTTEGGEA, encoded by the coding sequence ATGGATAACGCGCCTCCCTGGTTCACCGGCCAGCTGCTGCTGGCATTGCCCGGAATCGGCGACCCGCGCTTCGAACATTCGGTGATCGCGATGATCAGCCACGACGAGGACGGCGCGATGGGGATCGGCATTTCCGACCCGATCGATGGGATGACCGTCGGGGCGGTGCTCGACCAGCTGGAAATCGCGCACGACGGCGTGATGCTCGATATGCCCGTGTTTCTCGGCGGTCCGGTCGAACAGTCGCGCGGTTTCGTGCTGCACAGCAGCGACTGGGGCGGCGAGGGCGCGATCGAGGTGGCGGGGCGCTGGACCGTGTCGAGCTCGCACGACATCCTGCGCGCGATCGGCGAAGGGCGCGGCCCGTCGCGCTGGCTGGTCGCGCTGGGCTATGCCGGATGGGCCGGCGGGCAGCTCGAGGACGAAATGGTGCGCCACGGCTGGCATGTGACGCCGGGGAGCGATGCCTTGCTGTTCGATACGCCCCCCGAAGAGCGCTGGCAGGCGGCCTTTGCCGAGGCCGGGATCGATGCCCGGTTGCTGACGACCGAAGGCGGCGAGGCGTAA
- a CDS encoding peroxiredoxin, whose protein sequence is MTIQTGDKLPETTLVKVTENGPEQVSTADYFKGRKVALFSVPGAFTPTCSAKHLPGFVDKADELKAKGIDEIVCTAVNDAFVMGAWGKNGDAGGAVTMLADGNGDFAEAVGLTMDGKAFGMGKRGQRFSMIVNDGVVEQLNVEAPGEFKVSSADHMLEQL, encoded by the coding sequence ATGACGATCCAGACCGGAGACAAGCTGCCCGAAACGACGCTGGTCAAGGTGACCGAAAACGGCCCCGAACAGGTCAGCACCGCCGATTATTTCAAGGGCCGCAAGGTCGCGCTCTTCTCGGTCCCCGGCGCCTTCACCCCGACCTGCTCGGCCAAACATCTGCCGGGCTTCGTCGACAAGGCCGACGAGCTCAAGGCCAAGGGCATCGACGAGATCGTCTGCACTGCGGTCAACGACGCCTTCGTGATGGGCGCGTGGGGCAAGAACGGCGATGCCGGCGGCGCGGTGACGATGCTCGCCGACGGCAATGGCGATTTCGCCGAAGCCGTGGGCCTGACCATGGACGGCAAGGCGTTCGGCATGGGCAAGCGCGGCCAGCGCTTCTCGATGATCGTCAACGACGGTGTCGTCGAACAGCTCAACGTCGAGGCGCCGGGTGAATTCAAGGTGTCGAGCGCCGACCATATGCTGGAACAGCTCTGA